A stretch of Chelmon rostratus isolate fCheRos1 chromosome 18, fCheRos1.pri, whole genome shotgun sequence DNA encodes these proteins:
- the LOC121622389 gene encoding trace amine-associated receptor 1-like, with amino-acid sequence MAPEVTAEHTYVGSHPCYEIHNVSYTKTSTPSTVCVLLSVFLGSLSVVTICGNLLVIISIIYFKQLHTPTNSLILSLAVADLLVGVVVFPFNMEFSLSSCVFSENVFYRYYAVCHPLTYRTKINVHVVVIMIVVSWSVSLLVAIGLVMAGLDQAKCQEKCFIDVLLANILGPIFSFYLPVILMLCIYLKIFLVAQRQVRSIQGTKSGATASKLERKATKTLATVMGVFLMCWSPFFLCISFQLLNHVSVSVAVIESLGWLALSNSMLNPFIYAFFYSWFRSAFRLIISRKIFQGDFSNSKLH; translated from the exons ATGGCACCAGAAGTCACTGCTGAACACACTTATGTTGGCTCACATCCCTGTTATGAAATACATAATGTTTCTTATACGAAGACAAGCACACCttccacagtttgtgttttattgtctgttttcctcGGCTCATTGTCTGTTGTCACAATATGTGGAAACCTTCTTGTAATAATCTCCATcatttacttcaaacagctccacactcctacaaactctctcatcctttccttgGCAGTCGCTGACCTGCTTGTTGGGGTTGTAGTTTTTCCTTTCAACATGGAATTCTCTCTaagttcatgtgttttctctgaaaatgtgtttt ACAGATATTATGCAGTGTGTCACCCTCTGACATATAGAACGAagataaatgttcatgttgttgtcatCATGATCGTGGTGAGCTGGAGTGTTTCTCTTTTAGTTGCAATTGGCCTCGTAATGGCAGGATTAGACCAAGCTAAATGTcaagaaaagtgttttattgatgttctgcttgcaaacattttgggacctattttctcattttacctcccagtgattttaatgctgtgtatctacctgaagattttcctagttgcacagagacaggtacGCAGCATCCAGGGAACAAAGTCTGGAGCCACTGCCAGTAAATTGGAGAGAAAAGCCACTAAAACTCTGGCAACTGTTATGGGAGTGTTTCTAATGTGCTggtctcctttctttctctgtatttcctttcagcttttgaatcatgtgtcagtttctgttgctgtgatTGAAAGTCTTGGCTGGCTTGCACTCTCAAACTCAATGCTCaacccatttatttatgctttcttttacagctggttCAGATCAGCTTTCAGATTGATCATATctagaaaaatatttcaaggtgaTTTTTCCAACTCAAAGCTGCATTGA